One region of Halomonas huangheensis genomic DNA includes:
- a CDS encoding ribonucleotide-diphosphate reductase subunit beta — MIDWDEFHEDDTSVAEKPAAGSKTAGSQATGSPAKEPQPAPVAEPEPEVRQSAGDYEVADADRIARARQSLEELDVAAGLEELEMGAARIEVDDKRMINARADLNQLVPFKYEWAWQKYLDGSANHWMPQEVNMNADIALWKSTDGLTPDERRIVERSLGYFSTADSLVANNLVLALYRLITNPECRQYLLRQAFEEAIHTHAYQYCVESLGMDEGEVFNMYREVPSVAAKSAWSLKHTQSLSRSNFQTGTTETDQELLRNLIAFYCVTEGIFFYCGFSQILSMGRRNKMTGVAEQFQYILRDESMHLNFGVDMINQIKIENPQLWTPEFQDECTQMILEGTELEIAYARDTMPRGVLGMNAAIMEEYLHFICNRRLAQIGLKELYPGAQNPFPWMSEIIDLRKEKNFFETRVTEYQVGGALSWD, encoded by the coding sequence ATGATCGATTGGGATGAATTCCACGAAGACGATACCAGCGTCGCCGAGAAGCCTGCTGCTGGGTCTAAAACAGCCGGTTCTCAAGCAACTGGGTCTCCAGCAAAAGAGCCGCAACCAGCCCCCGTCGCTGAACCAGAGCCGGAAGTCCGTCAGAGCGCCGGAGACTACGAAGTTGCTGACGCGGATCGCATCGCTCGCGCTCGTCAGTCACTGGAAGAGCTCGACGTCGCTGCCGGTCTGGAAGAGCTGGAGATGGGTGCCGCGCGCATCGAGGTCGACGACAAGCGCATGATCAATGCCCGCGCCGACCTCAACCAGTTGGTGCCGTTCAAGTATGAGTGGGCATGGCAGAAGTACCTGGATGGCAGCGCCAACCACTGGATGCCCCAGGAAGTGAACATGAACGCGGACATCGCGCTGTGGAAGAGCACGGACGGCCTGACGCCGGACGAGCGCCGCATCGTCGAGCGTTCACTGGGCTACTTCTCCACCGCCGATTCGCTGGTCGCCAACAACCTGGTGCTGGCCCTCTACCGCCTGATCACCAACCCCGAGTGCCGCCAGTATCTGCTGCGTCAGGCCTTCGAGGAGGCGATCCATACCCACGCCTATCAATACTGCGTGGAATCACTGGGCATGGACGAAGGCGAAGTCTTCAACATGTACCGCGAAGTCCCGTCGGTCGCCGCCAAGTCCGCGTGGAGCCTCAAGCACACTCAGTCGCTGTCGCGCTCGAACTTCCAGACCGGCACCACCGAGACCGACCAGGAACTGCTGCGCAACCTGATCGCCTTCTACTGCGTCACCGAAGGCATCTTCTTCTACTGCGGCTTCAGCCAGATCCTGTCCATGGGTCGTCGCAACAAGATGACCGGCGTTGCCGAGCAGTTCCAGTACATCCTGCGCGACGAGTCCATGCACCTGAATTTCGGTGTCGACATGATCAACCAGATCAAGATCGAGAATCCGCAACTGTGGACGCCGGAATTCCAGGACGAGTGCACCCAGATGATCCTCGAGGGCACCGAGCTCGAGATCGCCTACGCGCGTGACACCATGCCGCGCGGCGTACTGGGCATGAACGCCGCGATCATGGAAGAGTACCTGCACTTCATCTGCAACCGCCGTCTGGCGCAGATTGGTCTCAAGGAACTGTACCCGGGCGCACAGAACCCGTTCCCGTGGATGAGCGAGATCATCGATCTGCGCAAGGAAAAGAACTTCTTCGAGACTCGCGTAACCGAATACCAGGTCGGCGGCGCGCTGAGCTGGGACTGA
- a CDS encoding ATP-binding protein, with protein MRRALADSTFLRVYVMLAVTLVLALGVAMSGLALVDKVRLEHYRESLAEAPMLLLAEMIESIPVDERDAWLEEKSMELDMALYLVPISSLSPNYFSRIRMQRGGVLVDQISEHGWRFRRFMPSDDMVLEVSMMGMTERQLRGLTRMAGTWLAAAKASDRQLRLEGLDEGSLPIALSTEPPSVLDDRQLEHLAEGDVLMRLLPEHWSVVLFMELRPPGEPVCWLTVGPMAAYETMPPALQASLLVVLMAVLAIVIYLIVRSIEARMARLEMAATRLANGRLDTRVKVESGDFLGRVGMAFNGMATQVQSLLRAQQDMIRAVSHELRTPVARIRFAVQMVEDMSEDPLVRRQLQGVDSDIDELDELIDEILTYARLDSESINGVDAMPEPVALRETCKRVIDALLPLHGNLDVYLATEEEIEASGDSRYLQRAIQNLVANACRHAHQQVRVSLHDEARLVRLDVEDDGDGVPLESRQDIFKPFARLDGSRARHSGGYGLGLSIVHKVMVWHGGSVTVDESPTLHGARFSLILPKRSESSDEPLGL; from the coding sequence ATGCGCCGAGCTCTGGCTGATAGCACTTTCCTGCGGGTATACGTCATGTTGGCGGTTACCCTGGTGCTGGCACTTGGGGTTGCCATGTCAGGGCTGGCGCTGGTCGACAAGGTACGACTCGAACACTACCGCGAAAGTCTCGCCGAAGCTCCGATGCTGCTGCTCGCCGAGATGATCGAAAGTATCCCGGTGGACGAGCGTGACGCCTGGCTCGAAGAGAAGTCGATGGAGTTGGATATGGCACTGTACCTGGTGCCGATTTCATCTCTGTCACCCAATTACTTCTCGCGTATCCGCATGCAGCGTGGTGGTGTGCTCGTTGACCAGATCAGCGAGCATGGCTGGCGTTTCCGTCGCTTTATGCCATCCGATGATATGGTCCTCGAAGTATCGATGATGGGTATGACCGAGCGCCAATTGCGCGGTCTGACTCGTATGGCCGGGACCTGGTTGGCGGCGGCCAAGGCCAGTGATCGCCAGCTGCGTCTGGAGGGACTTGACGAGGGCTCGCTGCCGATTGCGCTCAGTACCGAGCCTCCCTCAGTACTGGATGACCGCCAGTTGGAGCATCTTGCTGAGGGCGATGTTCTGATGCGCCTGCTACCGGAACACTGGTCGGTGGTGCTGTTCATGGAGTTACGCCCCCCGGGTGAACCCGTGTGCTGGCTGACGGTGGGGCCGATGGCGGCTTACGAGACCATGCCGCCAGCGCTCCAGGCATCGTTGCTGGTCGTGCTGATGGCGGTTCTCGCCATCGTTATCTACCTGATTGTGCGCAGCATCGAAGCGCGAATGGCGCGACTCGAGATGGCCGCGACACGTCTGGCCAACGGGCGTCTGGATACCCGGGTCAAGGTCGAGAGTGGCGACTTCCTCGGTCGAGTGGGAATGGCATTCAATGGCATGGCCACCCAAGTGCAGTCATTGCTGCGTGCGCAGCAGGATATGATTCGTGCTGTTTCCCACGAGTTGCGCACACCTGTGGCACGGATTCGCTTTGCGGTGCAGATGGTCGAGGACATGTCCGAGGACCCGCTGGTGCGTCGCCAGTTGCAGGGGGTGGATAGTGACATCGATGAGCTCGACGAGCTGATCGATGAAATCCTGACCTATGCGCGCCTTGATAGCGAAAGCATCAATGGCGTGGACGCCATGCCGGAGCCAGTGGCGCTGCGCGAAACCTGTAAGCGCGTCATCGATGCGTTGTTGCCCTTGCATGGCAATCTCGATGTGTATCTGGCCACGGAGGAAGAAATCGAGGCCAGTGGCGATTCGCGCTATCTACAACGCGCCATACAGAACCTGGTTGCCAATGCCTGTCGTCATGCCCATCAGCAGGTACGAGTCAGCCTGCACGACGAAGCACGGCTGGTGCGGTTGGACGTCGAAGACGACGGCGACGGCGTACCACTGGAATCGCGCCAGGATATCTTCAAGCCCTTTGCTCGCCTCGACGGTAGCCGAGCCCGCCACTCTGGCGGCTATGGCCTCGGCTTGTCGATCGTGCACAAGGTCATGGTCTGGCACGGCGGCAGCGTCACCGTCGACGAGAGCCCCACACTGCACGGTGCACGCTTCTCCCTGATCCTGCCAAAGCGGTCTGAATCCAGCGACGAGCCGCTCGGGCTGTAA
- the metE gene encoding 5-methyltetrahydropteroyltriglutamate--homocysteine S-methyltransferase: protein MTVSHILGYPRIGGNRQLKHATEAYWKGDIQRSDLEQVGRELRRDNWQIQREAGLDLVTVGDFAFYDQVLNTSLLLGAVPHRFAAEDEVTRGEVDLDTAFRMARGRAPSGESAAACEMTKYFDTNYHYLVPELHAGQRFRLASTRLFSEVEEALAEGHAVKVVLTGPLSWLWLGKERAGETLDRLSLLDGVLDVYAEVLQRLAALGVEWVQLDEPALALDLPGNWKAAYERAYFRLRAAPVKLLLAVYFGGLGDNLSLALGLPVDGLHVDAVRAPQEVDSLVDRLLPHKVLSVGAIDGRNIWRTDLVEVRERLAAAAQRLGERLWIAPSCSLLHVPVDLESETELDAELKSWLAFARQKLDETVTLARLVSGRVTAEDERLLAASSQAQASRRASQRIHQQQVAERLAGLSEADSQRDSDYIQRAEIQRRVLGLPLFPTTTIGSFPQTTEIRAARRQHKAGTLSDDDYQARMKAEIAEAVRIQEQLGIDMLVHGEAERNDMVEYFGEQLDGYAFTRFGWVQSYGSRCVKPPILYGDVSRPRAMTVAWSAYAQSLTGAPMKGMLTGPVTMLQWAFVRDDQPRSVTCRQIALALRDEVCDLEQAGIRAIQIDEPALREGLPLRRSEWSHYLEWAVEAFRLSASGVTDATQIHTHMCYSEFNDIIDSIAALDADVITIETSRSNMELLDAFGDFDYPNEIGPGVYDIHSPNIPDVDWMVALMEKAAERISLERLWVNPDCGLKTRHWDEVTPALANMVEAARQLRRRHA, encoded by the coding sequence ATGACTGTTTCTCATATTCTCGGTTATCCGCGCATCGGCGGCAACCGCCAGCTCAAGCATGCCACCGAAGCCTACTGGAAAGGCGACATTCAGCGCAGCGACCTGGAGCAGGTGGGACGCGAGCTGCGTCGTGACAACTGGCAGATACAGCGAGAAGCGGGACTGGACCTGGTGACAGTGGGAGATTTTGCCTTCTACGATCAGGTTCTCAATACTTCGCTACTGCTGGGCGCAGTCCCGCACCGCTTCGCTGCTGAGGACGAGGTCACGCGTGGCGAGGTTGATCTGGATACTGCCTTTCGTATGGCGCGTGGCCGCGCACCCAGTGGCGAGTCGGCTGCTGCCTGCGAAATGACCAAGTATTTCGATACCAATTATCACTATCTAGTGCCCGAGTTGCACGCCGGTCAGCGCTTCAGGCTCGCCAGCACGCGCCTGTTTTCCGAGGTGGAGGAAGCGCTAGCCGAAGGGCATGCGGTCAAGGTGGTACTGACCGGACCGCTGAGCTGGTTGTGGCTGGGCAAGGAGCGTGCTGGCGAAACGCTTGATCGCTTGAGCCTGCTCGATGGCGTGCTCGACGTCTACGCGGAAGTTCTGCAACGTCTCGCCGCGCTGGGCGTGGAATGGGTGCAGCTCGACGAGCCTGCACTTGCGCTGGATCTGCCCGGTAACTGGAAGGCGGCCTACGAGCGCGCCTATTTCCGTCTACGGGCCGCGCCGGTCAAGTTGCTGCTGGCGGTCTACTTCGGCGGGTTGGGCGATAACCTGTCGTTGGCGCTGGGGCTGCCGGTCGATGGCCTGCATGTGGATGCGGTGCGCGCTCCTCAGGAAGTTGATAGCCTGGTGGACCGCTTGCTGCCGCATAAGGTGCTGTCGGTAGGTGCCATCGATGGTCGCAATATCTGGCGTACGGATCTCGTCGAAGTGCGTGAGCGTTTAGCTGCAGCGGCTCAGCGTCTGGGCGAGAGGCTATGGATTGCACCGAGTTGCTCGCTGTTGCATGTGCCGGTGGATCTCGAGAGTGAAACTGAACTGGATGCTGAGTTGAAAAGCTGGTTGGCCTTCGCTCGCCAGAAGCTGGATGAAACGGTGACCCTGGCGCGGCTGGTGTCTGGTCGTGTCACTGCTGAGGACGAGCGGCTCCTCGCGGCTTCCAGTCAGGCTCAGGCCTCTCGTCGTGCATCGCAGCGAATTCACCAACAGCAGGTTGCCGAGCGTCTTGCTGGACTGAGCGAGGCCGACAGTCAGCGGGACAGTGACTATATCCAGCGTGCTGAAATCCAGCGCCGGGTGCTGGGGTTGCCGTTGTTCCCGACCACGACCATTGGCTCCTTCCCGCAGACAACAGAGATTCGTGCCGCTCGTCGTCAGCACAAGGCCGGCACGCTGTCGGATGATGATTACCAGGCACGGATGAAGGCCGAGATTGCCGAAGCGGTACGCATTCAGGAACAGCTCGGGATCGACATGCTGGTGCATGGTGAAGCCGAACGTAATGACATGGTCGAGTACTTCGGTGAGCAGCTCGATGGCTATGCTTTCACACGTTTCGGTTGGGTGCAGAGCTATGGCTCGCGCTGCGTCAAGCCACCGATCCTGTATGGCGATGTCTCGCGCCCCAGGGCGATGACCGTTGCCTGGAGTGCCTATGCTCAGTCGCTGACGGGAGCACCGATGAAAGGCATGCTCACCGGGCCGGTGACCATGCTGCAATGGGCTTTCGTACGCGATGATCAGCCGCGCTCAGTGACTTGTCGCCAGATCGCGTTGGCACTGCGAGACGAGGTATGCGATCTGGAGCAGGCCGGCATCCGTGCCATCCAGATTGATGAGCCGGCACTGCGCGAAGGGTTGCCGCTGCGTCGCAGTGAGTGGTCGCACTATCTGGAGTGGGCGGTGGAAGCCTTTCGTCTGTCGGCTTCCGGTGTGACCGATGCCACACAGATCCACACTCATATGTGCTATTCCGAGTTCAATGACATCATCGACTCGATTGCCGCTCTGGATGCTGATGTCATCACCATCGAAACCTCACGCTCCAATATGGAGCTGCTGGATGCCTTCGGTGACTTCGATTATCCCAACGAAATCGGCCCGGGCGTGTATGACATCCATTCACCCAACATTCCTGATGTGGACTGGATGGTAGCGCTGATGGAGAAGGCTGCTGAACGCATCTCGCTGGAGCGGTTATGGGTCAATCCCGACTGTGGGCTCAAGACACGACACTGGGATGAGGTCACCCCGGCGCTGGCCAATATGGTCGAAGCAGCCAGGCAGTTGCGTCGTCGTCACGCCTGA
- a CDS encoding winged helix-turn-helix domain-containing protein has protein sequence MEERPDQRAQDHVLIIEDDERLAGLTRDYLEANGFRVTVEEDGARGVERILAIQPDLVILDLMLPGEDGLSICRRVRSEYPGPILMLTARTDDMDQVLGLEMGADDYVPKPVQPRVLLARMRALLRRLDVTESSADTRLTFRDLEVDNATREAWLEGDRIDLTSAEFDLLWLLASHAGRVLTREEIFSQLRGIRYDGQDRSIDVRVSRIRPKIGDDPHHPHRIKTVRSKGYLFVKDS, from the coding sequence ATGGAAGAACGCCCGGATCAACGTGCACAGGATCATGTGCTGATCATCGAGGACGATGAACGGCTCGCCGGACTGACCCGCGATTACCTCGAGGCCAATGGATTTCGTGTCACGGTCGAGGAAGACGGTGCCAGGGGAGTAGAGCGCATCCTCGCCATTCAACCGGACCTGGTGATCCTGGACCTGATGTTGCCAGGAGAGGACGGCTTGTCGATCTGTCGACGTGTCCGCAGTGAGTATCCAGGACCAATCCTGATGCTGACCGCACGCACGGACGACATGGATCAAGTGCTGGGGTTGGAAATGGGAGCCGACGACTATGTTCCCAAACCAGTGCAACCTCGAGTCCTGCTGGCACGAATGCGCGCATTGCTGCGGCGCCTGGATGTGACCGAAAGCAGTGCTGACACTCGCCTCACCTTCCGCGACCTGGAAGTTGACAATGCCACCCGCGAGGCCTGGCTGGAGGGAGATCGAATCGACCTCACCAGTGCGGAGTTCGATCTGCTGTGGTTGCTTGCCAGTCACGCTGGCCGCGTCTTGACCCGCGAAGAAATCTTCTCGCAACTGCGCGGCATTCGTTATGACGGTCAGGATCGTTCGATCGATGTTCGTGTTTCGCGGATTCGCCCCAAGATTGGTGATGACCCTCACCATCCTCACCGCATCAAGACGGTGAGAAGTAAAGGTTATCTGTTCGTAAAGGACAGTTGA
- a CDS encoding LysR family transcriptional regulator, protein MLELRHLRTLIALRDAGSLVEAAERVHLTQSALSHQLKDLEERLGSPLFLRKTRPVEFTRAGLRLLKLAEQILPQVRMAERDLARLAGNEHGRLHMAIECHSCFQWLMPTIDHFRDHWPEVEIDIPGGHHFDPLPALAREQLDLVITADPQPLNGVYYEPLFRYEGLLAVARQHPLAKRSFVEPQQLADETLITYPVEHSMLDVFTQFLEPAGVMPREIRTAELTIMMMQLVASGRGVCSLPNWAMTEYLERDYVKAVALGEEGVWSTLFAAIREDQRDAPWMVDFLRTARETSFAVLEGIKPA, encoded by the coding sequence ATGCTTGAACTCCGCCATTTACGCACTCTGATCGCCTTGCGCGATGCCGGATCCCTCGTCGAAGCCGCCGAGCGTGTCCATCTGACACAGTCCGCGCTGTCCCATCAGCTCAAGGACCTCGAAGAACGCCTCGGCAGTCCGCTGTTCCTGCGCAAGACACGCCCGGTGGAGTTCACCCGTGCCGGTCTGCGACTACTGAAACTTGCCGAACAGATACTCCCCCAGGTGCGCATGGCCGAGCGTGACCTCGCTCGTCTGGCAGGCAATGAGCACGGCCGTCTGCATATGGCCATCGAGTGCCACAGCTGCTTTCAGTGGCTGATGCCGACCATCGACCATTTCCGCGATCATTGGCCGGAAGTGGAGATCGACATCCCTGGCGGCCACCACTTCGACCCCTTGCCGGCATTGGCCCGCGAGCAGCTCGACCTGGTGATCACTGCAGATCCGCAGCCGCTCAACGGCGTGTACTACGAACCACTGTTCCGCTATGAAGGGCTGCTTGCGGTGGCACGTCAGCATCCATTGGCCAAACGCAGTTTTGTCGAGCCACAGCAGCTTGCCGATGAAACGCTGATCACCTATCCGGTCGAACATTCGATGCTGGATGTATTTACCCAGTTTCTAGAGCCTGCTGGCGTCATGCCGCGCGAAATCCGCACCGCCGAGTTGACGATCATGATGATGCAACTGGTCGCCAGCGGACGCGGCGTCTGCTCGCTACCCAATTGGGCGATGACCGAATATCTGGAGCGTGATTACGTCAAGGCGGTTGCGCTGGGTGAGGAAGGCGTGTGGAGCACACTGTTCGCCGCCATTCGCGAAGACCAGCGCGACGCCCCCTGGATGGTGGACTTCCTGCGCACTGCACGGGAAACGTCATTTGCGGTACTGGAAGGGATCAAGCCGGCCTGA
- a CDS encoding tripartite tricarboxylate transporter TctB family protein, with protein sequence MPTITKDRALAIAMLIMVAILYVESGNIRPPTSWQTYGSAMFPQILLGVIAILSVLILVRSLFNSDSPQARERRTAMQWLRQNGAVLSLFAFFGLYALVLPVLGYLVSTMAFMVASLALLLGVDTRRKWAINLGVSVTLASLIYVIFHFGLNIWLP encoded by the coding sequence ATGCCAACAATAACCAAAGATCGCGCTCTGGCGATTGCCATGCTGATCATGGTGGCCATCCTCTATGTCGAGTCGGGCAACATTCGGCCACCGACAAGCTGGCAGACCTATGGGTCGGCCATGTTCCCTCAGATCCTGCTGGGGGTTATCGCCATCCTCTCGGTACTGATCCTGGTGCGGTCGCTATTCAACAGCGACTCGCCGCAAGCGCGTGAGCGCCGTACGGCCATGCAATGGCTGAGGCAGAACGGTGCCGTGCTGTCGCTGTTTGCGTTCTTCGGACTCTACGCGCTCGTGCTACCGGTGCTCGGCTATCTCGTCTCCACCATGGCCTTCATGGTGGCATCGCTGGCCCTGTTGCTGGGCGTGGATACTCGGCGGAAGTGGGCCATCAACCTTGGGGTCAGCGTGACTCTCGCCTCGCTGATCTACGTGATCTTCCATTTCGGTCTCAATATCTGGCTGCCCTGA
- a CDS encoding ribonucleoside-diphosphate reductase subunit alpha has translation METLATTDRPSVSVTAPQTLRVIKRTGDVVSFDADKIAVAMSKAFIAVEGDNAATSSRVRDFVKESAEVILNTFARRMPDGGTIHIEDVQDQVELALMRSGEQKVARAYVLYREEHARAREDSGIQKPHPTLNVTGVDGERSPLDLGRVETLVFDACEDLENVDPNKIVQDSLKNLYDGVTIDGVSQALMMTARTLVEKDPNYTYVTARLLQDNLRREALSFLGIAEDATYGDMAELYKPAFLAYIERGIEFEQLDPELARFDLQRLADALDHSRDNQFTYLGLQTLYDRYFLHHDDVRYELPQVMFMRVAMGLSLNEDDREARAIEFYELLSSFDYMSSTPTLFNAGTLRSQLSSCYLTTVPDDLDQIYSAIRDNAMLSKWAGGLGNDWTPVRALGSWIKGTNGKSQGVVPFLKVVNDTAVAVNQGGKRKGAVCAYLETWHLDVEEFLELRKNTGDDRRRTHDMNTANWVPDLFMKRVFDDTEWTLFSPSTCPDLHDLYGVAFEKRYSEYEEMTRNGQLKLFKRVKARDLWRKMLSMLFETGHPWITFKDPCNIRSPQSHAGVVHSSNLCTEITLNTSVDEIAVCNLGSINLAQHVVDGKLDGEKLKNSVRTAVRMLDNVIDINYYAVPQAKNSNFKHRPVGLGIMGFQDALYAHGIAYASEEAVTFADESMELVSYHAIEASSDLAAERGRYESFEGSLWSQGILPIDSVEKLKAERGEKYIEVDTSQTQDWDRIRDKVRDQGMRNSNVMAIAPTATISNICGVTQSIEPTYQNLFVKSNLSGEFTVVNSWMVNDLKERGLWDEVMINDLKYYDGSVQPIDRVPEDLKARYATAFEVEPKWLVEAASRRQKWIDQAQSLNLYIQGVSGKKLDVTYRMAWFRGLKTTYYLRALGATSVEKSTVNRGTLNAVSNGSAPTPSAAPAPTAEKPEPRGIEGYLKGESDFLKGKGGQRPPSAAEIDDLGCEACQ, from the coding sequence ATGGAAACCCTCGCAACTACGGACCGTCCGTCCGTATCCGTCACAGCACCTCAGACACTACGCGTGATCAAGCGCACCGGTGATGTGGTGTCATTTGACGCCGACAAGATTGCCGTCGCCATGAGCAAGGCATTCATTGCCGTTGAGGGAGACAACGCCGCGACTTCCAGCCGTGTCCGCGACTTCGTCAAGGAATCCGCGGAAGTCATTCTGAACACCTTCGCCCGGCGCATGCCGGACGGCGGCACCATCCACATCGAGGATGTTCAGGATCAGGTCGAGCTGGCCCTGATGCGCAGTGGCGAACAGAAGGTCGCCCGCGCCTACGTGCTGTACCGCGAGGAACATGCCCGTGCGCGTGAAGACAGCGGTATCCAGAAGCCGCACCCGACACTCAACGTCACCGGTGTCGACGGCGAGCGCAGCCCTCTCGATCTGGGCCGCGTAGAAACACTGGTCTTCGATGCCTGCGAAGACCTCGAGAACGTCGATCCCAACAAGATCGTCCAGGACTCGCTCAAGAACCTCTACGATGGTGTCACCATCGATGGCGTCTCCCAGGCGCTTATGATGACAGCTCGTACTCTGGTCGAGAAAGACCCCAATTACACTTATGTTACTGCTCGCCTACTGCAGGACAACCTGCGTCGCGAAGCATTATCGTTCCTCGGTATCGCCGAAGACGCCACCTACGGTGACATGGCCGAACTCTACAAGCCGGCCTTCCTCGCCTATATCGAGCGCGGTATCGAATTCGAACAGCTCGATCCGGAACTCGCGCGTTTCGATCTACAGCGCCTGGCGGATGCTCTCGACCACAGTCGTGACAACCAGTTCACCTATCTTGGCCTGCAGACGCTCTACGACCGCTATTTCCTGCACCATGACGATGTCCGCTATGAGCTGCCGCAGGTGATGTTCATGCGCGTCGCCATGGGTCTGTCGTTGAATGAGGACGACCGCGAAGCGCGTGCCATCGAGTTCTATGAGCTGCTGTCGAGCTTCGACTATATGTCGTCGACGCCGACCCTGTTCAATGCCGGCACCCTGCGTAGCCAGCTTTCCAGCTGCTACCTGACGACCGTGCCTGACGACCTCGACCAGATCTACAGCGCCATTCGCGACAACGCCATGCTGTCCAAGTGGGCTGGTGGCCTGGGCAACGACTGGACTCCGGTGCGCGCGCTGGGCTCCTGGATCAAGGGCACCAACGGTAAATCCCAGGGTGTCGTGCCCTTCCTCAAGGTCGTCAACGACACTGCAGTTGCCGTCAACCAGGGTGGCAAGCGCAAGGGTGCAGTCTGCGCCTACCTCGAAACCTGGCACCTGGATGTCGAGGAGTTCCTGGAGCTGCGCAAGAACACCGGTGATGACCGTCGCCGTACCCACGACATGAACACTGCCAACTGGGTGCCGGACCTGTTCATGAAGCGGGTCTTCGACGACACCGAGTGGACGCTGTTCTCACCGTCCACCTGCCCGGACCTGCACGACCTCTATGGTGTGGCCTTCGAGAAGCGCTACTCGGAATACGAGGAAATGACTCGCAACGGCCAGCTCAAGCTGTTCAAGCGCGTCAAGGCACGTGACCTGTGGCGCAAGATGCTGTCGATGCTGTTCGAGACAGGCCACCCGTGGATCACCTTCAAGGATCCCTGCAACATCCGCAGCCCGCAGAGCCACGCCGGTGTCGTGCACAGCTCCAACCTGTGCACCGAGATCACCCTCAACACCAGTGTTGACGAGATCGCGGTATGTAACCTGGGCTCGATCAACCTCGCTCAGCATGTGGTCGACGGCAAGCTCGATGGCGAGAAGCTGAAGAACAGCGTACGTACCGCAGTACGCATGCTCGATAACGTTATCGACATCAACTACTACGCGGTCCCCCAGGCGAAGAACTCGAACTTCAAGCATCGTCCGGTTGGCCTCGGCATCATGGGCTTCCAGGACGCGCTCTATGCGCATGGCATCGCCTACGCCAGCGAAGAAGCCGTGACCTTCGCCGATGAGTCCATGGAACTGGTCAGCTATCACGCCATCGAGGCCTCCAGCGATCTGGCCGCCGAGCGTGGCCGCTACGAGAGCTTTGAAGGCTCGCTGTGGAGCCAGGGCATCCTGCCGATCGACTCCGTCGAGAAGCTCAAGGCCGAGCGTGGCGAGAAGTACATCGAGGTCGATACCAGCCAGACCCAGGACTGGGATCGCATTCGCGACAAGGTCCGCGACCAGGGCATGCGTAACTCCAACGTGATGGCCATCGCCCCGACCGCGACCATCTCCAATATCTGTGGTGTGACGCAGTCGATCGAGCCGACTTACCAGAACCTGTTCGTGAAATCGAACCTGTCCGGCGAGTTCACCGTGGTCAATTCCTGGATGGTCAACGACCTCAAGGAGCGCGGCCTGTGGGACGAGGTCATGATCAACGACCTCAAGTACTACGACGGCAGCGTGCAGCCCATCGACCGCGTCCCGGAAGACCTCAAGGCCCGCTATGCGACCGCCTTTGAAGTCGAGCCGAAGTGGCTGGTCGAAGCCGCCTCGCGTCGCCAGAAGTGGATCGACCAGGCGCAGTCACTGAACCTGTACATCCAGGGCGTCTCGGGCAAGAAGCTCGATGTGACCTACCGCATGGCATGGTTCCGTGGCCTCAAGACCACCTATTACCTCCGCGCGCTGGGTGCCACCTCGGTCGAGAAATCCACCGTCAACCGCGGCACGCTCAACGCCGTCAGCAACGGCTCGGCCCCGACGCCGTCAGCCGCTCCTGCGCCGACTGCCGAGAAGCCAGAGCCGCGTGGCATCGAAGGCTATCTCAAGGGCGAGTCTGATTTCCTCAAGGGCAAGGGTGGTCAGCGTCCGCCGTCTGCGGCTGAAATCGACGATCTAGGCTGCGAGGCCTGCCAGTAA